A region of the Lycium barbarum isolate Lr01 chromosome 1, ASM1917538v2, whole genome shotgun sequence genome:
CTTCATCCACCATATGCCTGCCCTCCAATGTTGCTAGAAGATTGCTACAGTTCAGTATGCTAATTATTGAAAAACATAAAGTATTTGTCTCTTCTAATAGTAAGGAGGAGGCTAGAAATGGTAATGGGGTGTCGGAAAATGAGGGAAAGAGCCAGAAATTACATGAATTTTTTATGAATGAGGAGGATAATAAGAGGGTAAAATCAAGAAAGTCAACGCCGTTGACTATGGATGATCATACAGTGTTCAAAGAGCTTTCACCTGATATGGTGATGTTTGTGATACATTTAAATAAAGAAGGGTATTTTAAAGATTCAAACTTTTTGCCTAGGAAGAAGTTTGATATTACTTGCTTTGAGCCTTATGCAAACATAGAAGCTAATAGTTTTGGAACTGATAATGTACATGATAATGGagaaaaggaaaaatgaaaaagCTAATATTTGGGAGGAGGTTAGAATTGGTACTGGGTTGTCGGAAAATGAGGGAAAGAGTAAGAAATGAGGAAAGAGTAAAAATTTACATGAATTGCTTGTGAATGAGGAGGATAATAAGAGGGTAAATCAAGAAAGTCAGCAGCATTGACTATGGAGGATCATACGTTGTACAAAGAGCTTTCACCTGATATGGTAATGTTTGTTACACATTTATACAATGAAGCGCTTTAAAGATTCAAACTTTTTGCCTAGGAAGAAGTTTGACATTACTTGTCGAATCGCCGATGATGTGAGCGTATGTTACTGACGAAACACTATGGTCATTTTTTGGGGGGTTCAAACTCGAAACGGAAAAGGGCTAAAATACCCCCCTAACGTTATGAAAATGACTCACATATACCCTATGTTAACCTTTtagtctaaaaatacccttaacgtTTTTTTGGGCTCAAACATACCCCTCAAACTTACGGACCAGCCTGGGTCAAATTTGGTCTTTAGAATAGCCATGTGTCATTTTCTAAGCTTGTCACATTTTTAATTCAGGATTAAATTAAAACCCAACCCGCCTGAAaagttttcttttaaaaaaattaaactgGGATACAATTTCCCCCCTCAAAGCATCCGTTGTTTACCTAGAAACTTATTAGAGGTGATAGGCGATTTAGGGCTAAACTTTTGTGCTTCGTTAAGTTTAAACACTTTGTTTATTCAGCTCCTTAATCTATTAAACTTGGTTGTTCAGATGGTTGTCTGGCAGTGACTTGAAAAAGGTGGCCCTTTTTGGTTGCCCTTCTATCGCAAAGAAGACTGTTTTTTCTGCTAAGAGGTTGCGTGCATATTTCAGAATTCAAGAAGATAATGTGAGTCTCTTTTGCTCTTAGGACACTTACcggtttggccaagcttctaaaatcaacttatcttgaaaagtgtttttatcaaaagtgcttttcaaaagaGTATTTTGGTGAGaagtagtttgtgtttggctaattaatTTGACAAACACTTCTGAGCAACAATTAGTGTCTGGTAAGCTTTTAAAAGTGCTTCTAAGtatattttctcaaaagtgctttccAAAAAGGTACTTTTGGAGAGAAGCTACATTTTGCAGCTTCTCAAAAACAACTTTTGTTCCTACTCAAAAGCACTTTCTCTTCTCttaaagcttggccaaacacgtCAGTTTAAAAAAAGCACTTATATCTGGGGAAAAACACTTTTGACCTTGGAGAAAGTTGACCAAACAGGCTAAACTTCCCTTCTCTGCTCCCTAAGATCAAACAAGATGCTGAATCCTCTTTTTCTGAGGACATTCTCAAATTTCCTCCCCCCTTCTTCCCTATTCCTCTCATTATCTGAAATGTTATGTGTTCACTTCAGGTATGCAGCAAATGTGCCTTAAAAGCGTCATGCAAGTTTGTGAATCAGAGTGTTTGGAACCGCGATATGAACAATTTACAGTTGCCTGTAGTAATGCGGGTTATTACTCTGTACGCGCTGGAATCAGTTCCTCCCCAGTTAGTAATACCAGATGAAATAAAGACTTCGGTCAATCGATTGCTGATGGACATTTTGAGACTTAGTCAAACTGTGTGTTAATGCTTCTTCAGTATCAAACAAGTAGATCAGCATACAGGTAGATTGCTATATACTGACACGatctttttttgtttcttttttgataaccgtggtgtcTATGTCAGCCTGCGCACACCTTGACTAATTTCACAAGGCACCTTCTACCTCCCACCAGTACAGGTGCCGGGTATGCTGATACGATCTTGCTAATTCTATACCTGGTTGCACTATATTTTGTCGTGCTTATTCCACGACTAGTGCCTATGTTAATATGAATTTATGTGCCAAGATGGGTAGTCGGGTTGAATCTCTGGATAAGTGGTGGAATCTTAGTTGGTGGAGGTGGCTGAAGTCAAGTGTTTGTTTCTTATAAGAAATCTGTAAATGCCTCCTTCAGaacatattttttcttgatcCAAGGACAGACAT
Encoded here:
- the LOC132629184 gene encoding uncharacterized protein LOC132629184 isoform X3, whose translation is MKSVIVRRRLEMVMGCWRERVHGLFVNEPLTMEDHTVCKELSPDMVMFVTHLYKEGYFKDSNFFPRKKFDITCFENSYGRDFVKYAAEQFGRDHQEIAKWLSGSDLKKVALFGCPSIAKKTVFSAKRLRAYFRIQEDNVCSKCALKASCKFVNQSVWNRDMNNLQLPVVMRVITLYALESVPPQLVIPDEIKTSVNRLLMDILRLSQTVC
- the LOC132629184 gene encoding uncharacterized protein LOC132629184 isoform X2, with amino-acid sequence MKSVIVRRRLEMVMGCWRERVHELFVNEPLTMEDHTVYKELSPDMVMFVTHLYKEGYFKDSNFLPRKKFDITCFENSYGRDFVKYAAEQFGRDHQEIAKWLSGSDLKKVALFGCPSIAKKTVFSAKRLRAYFRIQEDNVCSKCALKASCKFVNQSVWNRDMNNLQLPVVMRVITLYALESVPPQLVIPDEIKTSVNRLLMDILRLSQTVC